CTATAAATAATTTACTTTCTCGAATTTCCATTGACCCCAATATTTGTTTCGGTAAACCTTGTATTAAAGGTCATCGCATCTGGGTATCTCTAATTTTAGACTTACTTGCAGGTGGAGAAACAATTGAGACAGTTTTGGTAGAATATCCAGGTTTGGAACGAGAAGATATCCTGGCTTGTATTGCATACGCTGCGGAAATGACAAGAGATAACTATGTGGAAATTCCTTTAGGATTGCAAAATGAGTCAAACAGCCGTATTTCATATTACTCTCAAGCCTGTTTATTCTCAAACAGTCCCCACGCCTGATGGGGTCAAATTACCTGATAATTGGTCACTTTCTTGGCACCAAGTAGCGACGTTGGAAGCATTACGCAATCCAAATATTGACGTAATTTTCAACACAGCAATGACAGGGGATGGTAAAAGCTTGGCTGCATATTTAGAAGTGATTCAAGGTGAATTTTCAGCGATTGGACTGTATCCAACTAACGAACTCGCCCGTGATCAAGAAACGCAGATTCAAGGATATATTGAACAATTCCAACCTAGAGATAAACCGCGTGTAGTGCGATTGAGTGGGGCTGATTTAGAAATTTATG
The Gloeotrichia echinulata CP02 DNA segment above includes these coding regions:
- a CDS encoding DUF433 domain-containing protein, translated to MAINNLLSRISIDPNICFGKPCIKGHRIWVSLILDLLAGGETIETVLVEYPGLEREDILACIAYAAEMTRDNYVEIPLGLQNESNSRISYYSQACLFSNSPHA